The nucleotide sequence TTACATAATATTTTAATTCTTTTGTTTTTTCTACATTAGCTCTCATTTTTAATAACATGTATCCTAAATAAAATCTAGGATGTTTAATAACTTTAAAATTAGTTTTAGATTTTTTTTGTAATAAAAAAAATTGCAATTTCCATATTTGACGAATTATAAGTATAATTTTTTTTGGTATTAATAAGTTAATAGATATTTTTCTTATAGAATCATTAATTTTTAATTCACATTCATTATTATATTTTTTTTTTATAGAAAATATATTTTTAAAAAAAAAATTTAGTTGAGGATACCAAAACATTGATGCAATAACTAAACTAATATTGTTTTTTTTATTTATTTTATAATAATTTTTTAAAATTAATTTAATCATTAATTCAATATTACTACTTTCATTTTTAGTAAAATATTTAGAAATATGAGGAAATATAGCATGAAATAATAAATATCTTCTTAATATTTTATATGTATAATAAATATTTCCTTTGTTAAATAATTTTATTAATTCATCAAATAATCTAGATGGTGAAACATTTATAATTAGTTTAGATAAAGGTGCTATTGCTTGAGAAGTTTTATAAGATATACTCATATTTAAATATATAGAAAATCTAATTACCCTTAACATTCTAATTGGATCTTCTTTATATCTTATTATAGGGTTTCCTATTAACTTAATTTTTTTATTTTTTAAATCTTTAATTCCTCCAACATAATCTCTAATACCAAAATCATTTGGATTATAATACAAACTATTAATAGTTATATCTCTTCTAAAAGCATCTTCTCTAATGTTACCAAATATATTATCTCTTAATAACATACCATGTATTGTTTTTTGAGATTTATTTCTTATTTTTTTATTTTTTTTTATATGATCTCCTCTGAATGTTGACACTTCAATTATTTTTTTTTTAAAAAATAAATGTACAATTTTAAATCTTTTTCCAATTATTCTAGAATATTTAAATAATTTACAAATTTGTTCTGGAGTTGCATTAGTTGTAACATCAAAATCTTTAGGAATTTTATTTAATATTACATCTCTAACACTTCCTCCTACTATAAAAGCTTGATATCCATATTTGTTTAATTTTTTTAAGACTAATTTAGCATATTTGCTAATTTTACACTTTAGCTTATTATGAAATTTATTATGTATAATCATTATATATTTAGGAAAAAATATTCGTTATTATAATACTATAAGTTAAATTATTATATATCAAAAATTTGATTAACATTAAATATTTTTTGTATTTATACTTATAATTAATATTTGTATGTGAATTTATTTTTTATTAAAAAAA is from Buchnera aphidicola (Taiwanaphis decaspermi) and encodes:
- the pcnB gene encoding polynucleotide adenylyltransferase PcnB, whose product is MIIHNKFHNKLKCKISKYAKLVLKKLNKYGYQAFIVGGSVRDVILNKIPKDFDVTTNATPEQICKLFKYSRIIGKRFKIVHLFFKKKIIEVSTFRGDHIKKNKKIRNKSQKTIHGMLLRDNIFGNIREDAFRRDITINSLYYNPNDFGIRDYVGGIKDLKNKKIKLIGNPIIRYKEDPIRMLRVIRFSIYLNMSISYKTSQAIAPLSKLIINVSPSRLFDELIKLFNKGNIYYTYKILRRYLLFHAIFPHISKYFTKNESSNIELMIKLILKNYYKINKKNNISLVIASMFWYPQLNFFFKNIFSIKKKYNNECELKINDSIRKISINLLIPKKIILIIRQIWKLQFFLLQKKSKTNFKVIKHPRFYLGYMLLKMRANVEKTKELKYYVNFWTNKKFNF